A window of Paraburkholderia bryophila contains these coding sequences:
- a CDS encoding SDR family NAD(P)-dependent oxidoreductase yields MRNTAPRHVVITGASAGLGRALAHAYAAPGVVLGLIGRDADRLDAVAETCRAQGAQVDTGLIDVRDGAAMQTWLDQFDDRHPIDLLIANAGAASTLASAQDWEGLARTAAIVDTNFYGAIHAALPVIARMRPRNSGQIALISSIAALRGMAISPAYCASKSAIKAYGDSVRPILARDGVRMSIVLPGFVKTAMSDVFPGDKPFLWSAEKAAKHIQRKLQNGRAEIAFPGLLAFGMRLLPLLPAFIADAILGGLSYLPREER; encoded by the coding sequence ATGCGTAACACCGCGCCACGCCACGTCGTCATTACTGGCGCGAGCGCGGGGCTCGGCCGCGCGCTCGCGCATGCGTATGCGGCGCCCGGCGTGGTGCTGGGTCTGATCGGCCGCGATGCCGACCGACTCGACGCTGTAGCGGAGACCTGTCGCGCGCAGGGCGCGCAAGTCGACACCGGCCTGATCGACGTGCGTGACGGCGCGGCGATGCAAACATGGCTCGACCAGTTCGACGACCGTCATCCGATCGATCTGCTGATCGCCAACGCCGGCGCAGCGAGCACGCTCGCGTCCGCGCAGGATTGGGAAGGGCTGGCGCGCACGGCGGCGATCGTCGACACCAATTTCTACGGCGCGATCCACGCGGCGCTGCCGGTCATTGCCCGCATGCGGCCGCGCAACAGCGGCCAGATCGCGCTCATCAGTTCGATCGCCGCGCTGCGCGGCATGGCGATTTCACCGGCGTATTGCGCGAGCAAATCGGCGATCAAAGCGTATGGCGACTCGGTCCGCCCGATCCTCGCGCGCGACGGCGTACGCATGTCGATCGTCTTGCCGGGTTTTGTGAAGACGGCGATGAGCGATGTCTTCCCCGGCGACAAACCGTTCCTCTGGTCGGCGGAAAAAGCCGCGAAGCACATTCAGCGCAAGTTGCAAAACGGCCGCGCCGAAATAGCGTTTCCGGGTCTGCTGGCATTCGGTATGCGTCTTCTGCCGTTGCTGCCCGCGTTCATCGCCGACGCGATTCTTGGCGGCCTGTCGTACCTGCCACGCGAGGAGCGCTGA
- a CDS encoding UDP-3-O-acyl N-acetylglycosamine deacetylase, with product MRAPAGWSDREGTLARELTLSGHGLHTGRRVNVRILPGNADSPRGIVFRRVRDGRTLAELPVSPSLRRGQPLCTMLESSDGVRVRTVEHLLASLLTCEIDRATVELDAEEVPILDGSAQPWIDAIRACGRIGLPHSKRFIRVLREVKIADGAGTRDERSISIEPSTDYEMTVRNDLKGFGELRWDGALTPASFAEQIAPSRSYGRVKWAIPAILAGYVRGMPILRGARLSCTAAIVGNRVVGGMRVPDEFVRHRVLDLVGDMAMAGAPLLGRVNALRPSHEMNYRLVAELLATPDAWEWAEFTA from the coding sequence ATGCGCGCGCCGGCCGGCTGGAGCGACCGTGAAGGCACGCTTGCGCGCGAGCTGACGTTGAGCGGTCACGGCCTGCATACCGGCCGTCGCGTGAACGTGCGGATCCTGCCGGGCAACGCCGACAGTCCGCGCGGCATCGTGTTCCGGCGCGTGCGGGACGGCCGCACGCTCGCGGAACTGCCGGTGAGTCCTTCGTTGCGGCGCGGCCAGCCGCTTTGCACGATGCTCGAATCGAGCGACGGAGTGCGGGTGCGCACGGTCGAGCATCTGCTCGCGTCGCTGCTGACCTGCGAGATCGATCGCGCAACCGTCGAGCTGGACGCCGAAGAAGTGCCCATTCTCGACGGCAGCGCACAGCCGTGGATCGACGCGATCCGCGCGTGCGGCCGCATCGGCTTGCCGCACTCCAAGCGCTTCATTCGTGTGCTGCGCGAGGTGAAGATCGCCGACGGCGCGGGCACCCGCGACGAACGCAGCATCTCGATCGAACCGTCGACGGACTATGAAATGACGGTGCGTAACGATCTGAAGGGTTTCGGCGAACTGCGCTGGGACGGCGCGCTGACGCCCGCGAGTTTCGCTGAACAGATCGCGCCGTCGCGTTCGTATGGCCGCGTCAAATGGGCGATTCCCGCGATTCTCGCCGGCTACGTGCGCGGCATGCCGATTCTGCGCGGCGCGCGTTTGTCGTGCACCGCCGCGATTGTCGGCAACCGCGTGGTGGGCGGCATGCGCGTGCCCGACGAATTCGTGCGGCACCGCGTGCTCGATCTGGTCGGCGATATGGCAATGGCCGGTGCGCCGTTGCTCGGTCGCGTGAACGCGCTGCGGCCGAGTCACGAAATGAACTACCGGCTGGTTGCCGAACTGCTCGCCACGCCCGACGCGTGGGAGTGGGCCGAATTCACGGCTTGA
- a CDS encoding type I polyketide synthase, with amino-acid sequence MTKQIAIVGMACRFPGHVESPDDFWALLRDEKDAVTQVPADRFGTEFYQHPSKREAGKSYTFSAGVLDDVAGFDAAFFGISPREAQQMDPQQRLLLELAWETFEDAGVRPRDMEGSHCAVYIGVASPDYGNRFVDDLNAVDPYSATGNTLSIASNRLSYLFDLRGPSVSVDTACSSSLVALHQACQALQSGDAEIALAGGVNLLLHPFGFVTFSKASMLSPRGRCRAFDASGDGYVRSEGGALVMLKTLDRALADGDTIHAVIAGSGVNSDGYSQGGISVPGAATQAALLRTVYDRAGVDPRSLAYVEAHGTGTAVGDPIEARALMEVASAGREVDRPLLIGSVKTNVGHLETASGMAGLIKAILCLKHRAVPKTLHFETPNPAIDFVGGRLRVVDRLTPLGSDGQPLVIGVNSFGFGGTNAHVVLKEAPGAVTTAPAAGDNDNETRTDNDSDSGKDNDIAPLPLILSARSAAALPALAARYLAALESGTSWNTLASNAAHRRQWLKYRAVIAPATSDEARAALGALIAPTPDQTTSALVQGDTPGDDTRLALVFSGNGSQWAGMGKQLVEQEPVFSAALDELDALWCADGSPSLVAALREGVSATLLEATEHAQPLLFALQVGVVRVIEARGVGFDVCLGHSVGEVAAAWASGALTLAQAVHVIKIRSRAQATTRGTGRMAAAGLGETAMRALLAQLGVDTDVEVAGVNSPQAVTLAGPFGALQRVEAAVKESGRFFQMLDLDYAFHSRQMNPIEPGVLQGLADLTPGAATRRFVSTVTGAELAGTELDAHYWWRNIREPVRFGEAVAQVAQTGVRLFLEVGPHSILRTYVTQTLDDVRVSGRSLPTLKRHHDSARMLQQAIHATIANGARVDAQRFAPMGARVALPSYPWQHERYWLGPTAEAYNLVNRRREHPLLGYRLHEHALAWENQLDPAGLPMLADHVVDGGVAFPGAGYVEMALAAARVHFGTASCAVQNLEIRLPVVFQPQHSKLFRFTVDVRTASFTIETRDRMSDEAWSLNVTGRLLASGCALSDDAATSRLPATALTDLFARPAMSGDTLYANTTAIGLTYGPAFQWVRSVHVDADADIALAEVDVPAVLAQSPAELDAYALHPALMDSGFHPLFALLAAADQSGLDHAAYVPVQLGRIDYLRGDAIRYVLARIERRSPHSVVASFEFADAQGAIVARLGACRFRRVDLKGRRQQAPARYTYLVEAKPLAADIDAHTLPEPAALLVDAVAALAAREDQPRRRAHLTEMLPLLDVLAGAYALRALDALKVFEHAALPDCAHPTLLARLAQIVVEDGLATRDGARLVRDDVACANLPGIDELWRELIAQSPAHVAELTLLAHCGAALPAVLRGEVSGARILPPSRSSLVEHFFEASPTWTHVNALAGECLHRAIEGWNEPRRLRVLELDSPSSDVLQPLAIHMPVSRCDYTIAGTHEQLSGFDASGHPSVHIATIEFGETPRLSGIEAGERYDLVVASHVLAAQTEPRALLAALRGWLAPGALVVVTEPRNSRFADIVFDLDADAAHANARRAAWLSPQALTKQLEAAGFEQVTRHAEQGLDLEGAPTLIVAREPLTASRTADAGDVACQAAQARPTHWSLLYAAESGDSAVGADSDTLAAALQAAGHSTSTTTLLTLRHDMSKLAAPAGHVHHVVFIAPDHSLSANADGADVMLAQQQTTLALAQLVRDLTAVAGIMQPQLWIVTRGGAPLAMPFADAATLRPEQAAMWGLGRVLANEHPELSSRLIDVCAGCRDAGALLARELLASDGEEEVLLTPHGRYVPRMLPAASAALRDKDAAPLRAQNEAAVLGFASPGSLRNLEWFGLPQRELAPDEVEIEPVATGLNFRDVMYAMGLLSDEAVENGFAGATIGMELSGRVARVGRDVARFVPGDAVLGFAPASFASHVWTKADAIAHKPARLTFEEAATVPTTFFTAYYALCELARLRRGERVLVHGAAGGVGIAAIQLARHLGAEVFATAGSREKREFVRLLGADHVFDSRSLAFADEIRERTQGAGVDIVLNSLAGEAMVRSIDTLRPFGRFLELGKRDFYENSRIGLRPFRNNISYFGIDADQLMSALPGLTARLFDEVMQLFADGVLHPLPYRAFPAERVEEAFRHMQQARQIGKILVTYPAGTPSPARASSTEAVLQLDPAAAYLIVGGTGGLGFATARWMRSRGARHLTLASRSGSLTPAFAEEAARWSQENGTQVHAAACDVTDAAALDLLLADISRRGTPLRGVLHSAMVIDDGLVRNLDDARFAAVLAPKLAGAWNLHQATRSAALDFFVVYSSATTFLGNPGQSSYVAANSFLEALIVQRRAAGLAGTYMAWGPLDDVGFLARNAETREALQARIGGLSITSAEALHALERALVDVNAGEAVVRLDWQALSLGMPAARARRYTELHARGSHEPARQGGAQMRDQIAGLPFADALHLVEETLQAQIARILHMSPEKIETGRSILDMGMDSLMGMELGMAVEESFQVKLSIMTMAEGATVHSLAQRIVESIQTQDDAADNGVAAQVAAVAAQHALDVGAHALADVADAMAAQAGALSASASASTSAPSGVTTELV; translated from the coding sequence ATGACGAAACAGATTGCAATTGTGGGGATGGCTTGCCGTTTCCCCGGCCATGTAGAGAGCCCGGACGACTTCTGGGCCTTGCTGCGCGACGAAAAAGACGCGGTCACTCAGGTGCCGGCCGACCGCTTCGGCACGGAGTTCTATCAGCATCCGTCGAAGCGCGAAGCGGGTAAGAGCTATACGTTCTCGGCCGGCGTGCTCGACGACGTCGCCGGTTTCGACGCGGCGTTCTTCGGCATTTCGCCGCGCGAGGCGCAGCAGATGGATCCGCAGCAGCGGCTGCTGCTCGAACTCGCGTGGGAAACCTTCGAGGACGCGGGCGTGCGTCCGCGCGACATGGAAGGCAGCCACTGCGCGGTATATATCGGCGTGGCGAGTCCGGACTACGGCAATCGTTTCGTCGACGACCTGAACGCGGTCGATCCGTATTCGGCGACCGGCAACACGCTTAGCATCGCGTCGAACCGTCTGTCGTATCTGTTCGATCTGCGCGGGCCGAGCGTGTCGGTGGATACGGCGTGCTCGTCGTCGCTGGTGGCCTTGCACCAGGCGTGTCAGGCTTTGCAATCCGGCGACGCCGAGATCGCGCTCGCCGGCGGTGTGAATCTGCTGCTGCATCCGTTTGGTTTCGTGACGTTCTCGAAGGCCTCGATGCTGTCGCCGCGCGGTCGCTGCCGCGCGTTCGACGCAAGCGGCGACGGCTATGTGCGTTCGGAAGGCGGCGCGCTGGTGATGCTCAAAACGCTCGACCGTGCGTTAGCCGACGGCGACACGATTCATGCGGTGATCGCCGGCTCGGGTGTCAACTCGGACGGCTACTCGCAAGGCGGCATCAGCGTGCCGGGCGCGGCCACCCAGGCGGCGCTGCTGCGCACGGTGTACGACCGCGCGGGCGTCGATCCGCGTTCGCTCGCGTATGTTGAAGCGCACGGCACGGGCACGGCGGTCGGCGATCCGATCGAAGCGCGTGCGCTGATGGAAGTGGCGTCGGCGGGGCGTGAGGTGGACCGTCCGCTGTTGATCGGCTCGGTGAAGACCAACGTGGGTCACCTGGAAACGGCGTCGGGCATGGCCGGGCTGATCAAGGCGATTCTGTGCCTGAAGCATCGCGCGGTGCCGAAGACGCTGCATTTCGAAACGCCCAATCCGGCGATCGATTTCGTCGGCGGCCGCTTGCGCGTGGTGGATCGTCTGACGCCGCTTGGCAGCGACGGGCAGCCGCTGGTGATCGGTGTCAATTCGTTCGGCTTCGGCGGGACGAATGCGCACGTCGTGCTGAAAGAAGCGCCGGGCGCTGTTACGACGGCGCCAGCGGCTGGCGACAACGATAACGAAACCCGCACCGATAACGATAGCGATAGCGGCAAAGACAACGACATCGCGCCGTTACCGCTCATCCTCTCGGCACGCTCGGCCGCCGCGTTGCCGGCACTGGCTGCGCGCTATCTGGCCGCGCTGGAGAGCGGCACGTCGTGGAACACGCTCGCGTCGAACGCGGCGCATCGTCGGCAATGGTTGAAGTACCGCGCGGTGATCGCACCGGCCACGTCAGACGAAGCACGCGCGGCACTCGGCGCGCTAATCGCGCCGACGCCGGATCAGACGACGTCGGCACTCGTGCAAGGCGACACACCGGGCGACGACACACGTCTCGCACTGGTGTTCTCCGGCAACGGTTCGCAGTGGGCCGGCATGGGCAAGCAGTTGGTCGAACAGGAGCCCGTATTCAGCGCCGCGCTCGACGAGCTCGACGCATTGTGGTGCGCCGACGGCAGCCCGTCGCTGGTCGCCGCGTTGCGCGAAGGCGTGAGCGCCACGTTGCTGGAAGCCACCGAACACGCGCAGCCGTTGCTGTTCGCGCTGCAGGTCGGCGTAGTGCGCGTGATCGAAGCGCGCGGCGTCGGCTTCGACGTGTGCCTTGGTCACAGCGTCGGCGAAGTCGCCGCTGCGTGGGCCTCGGGCGCGCTGACGCTGGCGCAGGCCGTCCACGTGATCAAGATCCGTAGCCGTGCTCAGGCCACCACGCGCGGCACGGGTCGCATGGCCGCCGCCGGTCTCGGCGAAACCGCCATGCGCGCGCTGCTCGCGCAACTGGGCGTCGATACCGATGTGGAAGTGGCGGGCGTGAACAGCCCGCAAGCAGTGACGTTGGCCGGTCCGTTCGGTGCATTGCAACGGGTCGAAGCGGCAGTGAAGGAAAGCGGTCGCTTCTTCCAGATGCTGGATCTCGACTACGCGTTTCACAGCCGCCAGATGAATCCGATCGAGCCGGGCGTGCTGCAAGGCCTCGCCGATCTGACGCCGGGCGCGGCGACGCGCCGTTTCGTTTCGACCGTGACGGGCGCCGAACTGGCAGGCACCGAACTCGACGCGCATTACTGGTGGCGCAATATCCGCGAGCCGGTGCGTTTCGGCGAAGCCGTCGCGCAGGTTGCGCAAACCGGCGTGCGCCTGTTCCTCGAAGTCGGCCCGCATTCGATCCTGCGCACGTATGTGACGCAAACGCTCGACGACGTCCGCGTCAGCGGCCGCTCGCTGCCCACGCTCAAGCGCCATCACGACAGCGCGCGGATGCTGCAACAGGCGATCCACGCGACGATCGCGAACGGCGCGCGCGTCGACGCGCAACGCTTCGCACCGATGGGCGCGCGCGTGGCGCTGCCGTCGTATCCGTGGCAGCACGAACGCTATTGGCTCGGCCCGACCGCCGAAGCCTACAACCTGGTCAATCGGCGCCGCGAACATCCGTTGCTCGGCTACCGTCTGCACGAACACGCGCTCGCGTGGGAAAACCAGCTCGATCCGGCCGGTTTGCCGATGCTCGCCGATCACGTGGTGGATGGCGGCGTGGCGTTCCCTGGAGCGGGTTACGTCGAGATGGCGCTGGCTGCCGCGCGCGTGCATTTCGGCACCGCGAGCTGCGCGGTGCAGAACCTCGAAATCCGTCTGCCGGTAGTGTTCCAGCCGCAGCATTCGAAGCTGTTCCGTTTCACCGTCGACGTTCGCACCGCGAGCTTCACGATCGAAACGCGCGACCGCATGTCCGACGAAGCGTGGTCGCTCAATGTCACCGGGCGTCTGCTCGCGAGCGGTTGCGCGCTGAGCGACGATGCCGCGACGAGCCGCTTGCCGGCCACCGCGCTGACCGATCTGTTCGCCCGGCCGGCCATGTCCGGCGACACGCTGTACGCGAACACCACGGCGATCGGCCTGACGTACGGCCCGGCGTTCCAGTGGGTCCGCTCGGTGCATGTCGACGCCGACGCCGACATCGCGCTCGCGGAAGTCGACGTGCCTGCGGTGCTCGCCCAATCGCCGGCCGAGCTCGACGCTTATGCGTTGCATCCGGCCTTGATGGATAGCGGTTTTCATCCGCTGTTCGCGTTGCTCGCAGCGGCGGATCAAAGCGGTCTCGACCATGCGGCGTATGTGCCGGTGCAACTCGGCCGCATCGACTATCTGCGCGGCGATGCGATTCGTTATGTGCTCGCGCGGATCGAGCGGCGCAGTCCGCACTCGGTGGTGGCGTCGTTCGAATTCGCCGACGCGCAAGGCGCGATCGTCGCGCGGCTCGGGGCCTGCCGGTTCCGCCGCGTCGATCTGAAGGGCCGCCGTCAGCAGGCGCCCGCACGTTACACCTATCTCGTCGAGGCCAAACCGCTCGCCGCCGATATCGACGCGCACACGCTGCCTGAACCGGCCGCATTGCTCGTCGATGCCGTCGCTGCGCTGGCCGCCCGCGAAGATCAGCCGCGCCGCCGCGCGCATCTGACCGAAATGCTGCCGCTGCTGGACGTACTGGCCGGCGCCTACGCGCTGCGGGCGCTCGACGCGCTGAAGGTGTTCGAGCACGCGGCGCTGCCGGATTGCGCGCATCCCACCTTGCTCGCGCGGCTCGCGCAGATTGTCGTGGAAGACGGTCTCGCGACGCGCGACGGCGCCCGTCTCGTGCGTGACGACGTGGCCTGCGCGAACCTGCCGGGCATCGACGAACTGTGGCGCGAGTTGATCGCGCAATCGCCCGCGCACGTGGCTGAGTTGACGCTGCTCGCCCATTGCGGCGCGGCGCTGCCGGCCGTCTTGCGCGGCGAGGTGAGCGGCGCGCGGATTCTGCCGCCGTCGCGCAGCAGCCTGGTCGAGCATTTCTTCGAAGCGTCGCCGACGTGGACCCACGTCAACGCGTTGGCCGGCGAGTGCCTGCATCGTGCGATCGAAGGCTGGAACGAGCCGCGCCGTTTGCGCGTGCTCGAACTGGATTCGCCGTCGAGCGACGTGCTGCAGCCGTTGGCGATTCACATGCCGGTGTCACGCTGCGACTACACGATCGCGGGCACGCATGAACAGTTGAGCGGCTTCGACGCGAGCGGGCATCCGTCGGTGCATATCGCCACCATCGAGTTCGGCGAGACACCGCGTCTGTCCGGCATCGAGGCGGGCGAGCGCTACGACCTCGTCGTCGCGAGCCATGTGCTGGCGGCCCAGACCGAGCCGCGCGCGCTGCTCGCCGCGCTGCGCGGCTGGCTTGCGCCGGGTGCGCTGGTGGTCGTCACGGAGCCGCGCAACAGCCGCTTCGCCGACATCGTGTTCGATCTCGACGCGGACGCCGCGCATGCGAACGCGCGCCGTGCGGCCTGGTTGTCGCCGCAAGCGCTGACGAAGCAGCTCGAAGCGGCCGGCTTCGAACAGGTCACGCGACATGCCGAACAAGGCCTGGATCTGGAAGGCGCGCCGACGCTGATTGTGGCGCGCGAACCGCTGACGGCCTCGCGCACCGCCGATGCAGGCGACGTTGCATGCCAGGCGGCGCAGGCTCGGCCGACGCACTGGTCCTTGCTGTACGCAGCGGAGAGCGGCGATAGCGCGGTTGGCGCCGATAGCGACACGCTGGCCGCCGCGCTGCAAGCCGCCGGCCATTCAACGTCGACGACTACGCTGCTCACGTTGCGTCACGACATGAGCAAACTGGCCGCGCCGGCTGGGCACGTTCATCACGTGGTGTTCATCGCACCGGATCACAGCCTGTCCGCGAACGCGGACGGTGCCGACGTGATGCTCGCGCAACAGCAGACCACGCTCGCGCTGGCCCAACTGGTGCGCGATCTCACAGCGGTCGCCGGCATCATGCAGCCGCAACTGTGGATCGTCACGCGCGGCGGTGCGCCGCTCGCGATGCCGTTCGCGGATGCCGCCACGCTGCGTCCCGAGCAGGCGGCAATGTGGGGTTTGGGCCGCGTGCTGGCCAACGAGCATCCGGAATTGTCGTCGCGTCTGATCGACGTTTGCGCCGGATGCCGCGACGCGGGTGCACTGCTGGCGCGTGAACTGCTCGCCTCCGACGGCGAAGAAGAAGTGCTGCTAACGCCGCATGGCCGTTACGTGCCGCGCATGTTGCCGGCTGCGAGCGCCGCGTTGCGCGACAAGGACGCTGCGCCGCTGCGCGCGCAGAACGAAGCGGCGGTGCTGGGCTTCGCGTCGCCGGGTTCGTTGCGCAACCTCGAATGGTTCGGTTTGCCGCAGCGCGAACTCGCGCCGGATGAAGTCGAAATCGAACCGGTCGCCACCGGCCTGAATTTCCGCGACGTGATGTACGCCATGGGCCTGCTGTCCGACGAAGCAGTCGAAAACGGCTTTGCAGGCGCGACGATCGGCATGGAGTTGTCGGGCCGCGTGGCGCGCGTGGGACGCGACGTCGCGCGGTTTGTGCCGGGTGACGCGGTGCTAGGCTTCGCGCCCGCGTCGTTCGCGAGCCATGTGTGGACCAAGGCCGATGCCATCGCGCACAAACCCGCGCGTCTCACGTTCGAAGAAGCGGCCACGGTGCCGACCACCTTCTTCACCGCGTACTACGCGCTGTGCGAGCTGGCGCGTCTGCGTCGCGGCGAGCGCGTGCTGGTGCACGGCGCGGCGGGCGGCGTGGGGATCGCGGCGATTCAACTGGCTCGCCATCTCGGCGCGGAAGTGTTCGCGACCGCGGGCAGCCGCGAGAAGCGCGAATTCGTGCGCCTGCTGGGCGCGGATCACGTGTTCGATTCGCGCAGCCTTGCCTTCGCCGATGAAATTCGTGAACGCACGCAAGGTGCGGGCGTCGACATCGTGCTGAATTCGCTGGCGGGTGAGGCGATGGTGCGCAGCATCGACACGTTGCGTCCGTTCGGCCGTTTTCTCGAACTCGGCAAGCGCGATTTCTATGAAAACAGCCGGATCGGGCTGCGTCCGTTCCGCAACAACATCAGCTATTTCGGCATCGACGCGGATCAATTGATGAGCGCGTTGCCGGGCCTGACCGCGCGTCTGTTCGACGAGGTCATGCAACTGTTCGCGGATGGCGTGCTGCATCCGCTGCCGTATCGCGCGTTTCCGGCCGAGCGGGTCGAGGAAGCGTTCCGGCATATGCAGCAGGCGCGGCAAATCGGCAAGATTCTCGTGACCTATCCGGCCGGCACACCGAGCCCGGCACGCGCGAGTTCGACCGAGGCGGTGCTGCAACTCGATCCGGCGGCGGCGTATCTGATCGTCGGCGGCACGGGCGGTCTCGGCTTCGCCACCGCGCGCTGGATGAGGTCGCGCGGCGCACGCCATCTGACGCTGGCCAGCCGTTCCGGCTCGCTCACGCCGGCGTTCGCCGAGGAAGCCGCGCGCTGGTCCCAAGAAAACGGCACCCAGGTACATGCGGCCGCTTGCGACGTCACCGACGCCGCCGCGCTCGACCTGCTGCTCGCGGACATCAGCCGGCGCGGAACTCCGCTCAGAGGCGTGCTGCATTCGGCGATGGTGATCGACGACGGCCTCGTGCGCAATCTCGACGACGCGCGTTTCGCCGCGGTGCTCGCGCCGAAGCTGGCTGGTGCGTGGAATCTGCATCAGGCCACTCGCAGCGCGGCGCTCGATTTCTTCGTGGTCTATTCGTCGGCGACGACCTTCCTCGGCAATCCGGGGCAGTCGAGCTACGTGGCGGCCAACAGTTTCCTCGAAGCGCTGATCGTGCAACGTCGCGCGGCCGGTTTGGCGGGCACGTATATGGCCTGGGGGCCGCTCGACGACGTCGGCTTCCTCGCACGCAATGCGGAGACGCGCGAAGCGTTGCAGGCGCGCATTGGCGGTCTGTCGATCACCTCGGCGGAAGCGCTGCATGCGCTCGAACGCGCGCTGGTCGACGTCAACGCGGGCGAAGCGGTGGTGCGGCTCGACTGGCAGGCGCTGTCGCTCGGCATGCCGGCGGCGCGCGCGCGCCGCTACACCGAGTTGCATGCGCGGGGTAGTCACGAGCCAGCGCGCCAGGGCGGCGCGCAGATGCGCGATCAGATCGCCGGGCTGCCGTTCGCGGACGCGCTGCATCTGGTCGAGGAAACCTTGCAGGCGCAGATCGCGCGCATCCTGCACATGTCGCCGGAAAAAATCGAAACCGGTCGCTCGATCCTCGATATGGGCATGGATTCGCTGATGGGCATGGAACTGGGTATGGCCGTGGAAGAGAGCTTCCAGGTCAAGCTGTCCATCATGACGATGGCCGAAGGCGCGACCGTGCATTCGCTCGCGCAACGTATCGTCGAATCGATCCAGACTCAGGACGACGCCGCGGACAACGGCGTCGCGGCGCAGGTGGCGGCGGTCGCCGCGCAACATGCGCTCGACGTCGGCGCGCATGCGCTGGCCGATGTCGCGGATGCCATGGCGGCACAAGCCGGCGCGTTGTCCGCGTCCGCGTCCGCGTCCACATCTGCGCCGTCCGGCGTCACGACGGAGCTCGTCTGA
- a CDS encoding LTA synthase family protein, with amino-acid sequence MQATLALNLIAAAGLAFLPEAIALPRASLRRSPVSFALHLSAIAVIYACLLLITGRVRFSAFVAIALVALLAGVSNAKYASLQEPFVFTDLSLFSQLFSHPRLYLPFLSVATVAAIVIGVAMVIVGFVAETPLAQRPVGALALLACASLAVAYLCAARLPLTLNPVDDQKRHGFFAVFVAYLLNGMKPATARQLQDALAAGPFASGAPQSAPDVILIQSESFFDARRLAPSIDRAILKHFDNARRESVQHGDLTVPAWGANTMRTEFAVLTGVDQQQLGYARFYPYAFVRRACASLASWFKRGGYKTLVIHPYYADFFGRDRAFKHLQIDRFIDIKAFADAPRAGPYVSDMAVAASIVAALDEPRNQPAFIFSMTMENHGPLHLERVEAGEGAAFHALGDDPRWRDLTAYLRHLANADAMLGHLIAALRARPRETVLCFYGDHVPALPHVFVDLGYEPSRSDYFIWRNYGDAPAIRKDLCAEQLGPALVRSLEPVRPRGKPARTLYPTTEQ; translated from the coding sequence TTGCAAGCGACGCTCGCGCTCAACCTCATCGCCGCCGCCGGTCTCGCGTTTCTGCCCGAAGCGATCGCGTTGCCGCGCGCGTCGTTGCGCCGTTCGCCGGTTTCGTTCGCGCTGCATCTCTCTGCTATTGCCGTGATTTATGCGTGCCTGCTGCTGATCACGGGTCGCGTGCGCTTCTCGGCGTTCGTCGCGATTGCGCTGGTCGCGTTGCTGGCCGGTGTGAGCAATGCGAAATACGCGTCGCTGCAGGAGCCGTTCGTCTTTACGGATCTGAGTCTGTTTAGCCAGTTGTTCTCGCATCCTCGGCTCTATCTGCCGTTTCTCAGCGTGGCCACGGTGGCGGCGATCGTGATCGGCGTCGCGATGGTGATCGTGGGCTTCGTCGCGGAGACGCCGCTTGCGCAACGGCCGGTCGGCGCGCTCGCGTTGCTGGCCTGCGCCAGCCTCGCCGTGGCCTATCTGTGCGCCGCGCGCTTGCCGCTCACGCTGAACCCGGTCGACGACCAGAAGCGCCACGGTTTCTTCGCGGTGTTCGTCGCGTATCTGCTGAACGGCATGAAGCCTGCCACGGCGCGTCAGTTGCAGGACGCGTTGGCCGCGGGTCCGTTCGCGAGCGGTGCGCCGCAATCGGCTCCCGACGTGATCCTGATCCAGAGCGAGTCGTTCTTCGACGCGCGCCGTTTGGCGCCGTCGATCGATCGCGCGATCCTGAAGCACTTCGACAACGCGCGTCGCGAGTCGGTCCAGCATGGCGATCTGACGGTGCCCGCGTGGGGCGCCAATACCATGCGCACGGAGTTCGCGGTGCTGACCGGCGTCGATCAGCAGCAACTGGGCTACGCGCGTTTCTATCCGTACGCATTCGTGCGCCGCGCCTGTGCGTCGCTGGCTTCGTGGTTCAAGCGCGGCGGTTATAAAACGCTGGTGATTCACCCGTACTACGCGGATTTCTTCGGCCGCGACCGGGCCTTCAAACATCTGCAGATCGACCGCTTTATCGACATCAAGGCCTTCGCCGATGCGCCGCGCGCCGGTCCGTATGTGTCGGACATGGCGGTCGCGGCGTCGATCGTTGCCGCGCTCGACGAGCCGCGCAACCAACCCGCCTTCATCTTTTCGATGACGATGGAAAACCACGGTCCGCTGCATCTGGAGCGGGTCGAAGCCGGCGAGGGCGCGGCCTTCCACGCCTTGGGCGACGACCCGCGCTGGCGCGACCTGACCGCTTATCTGCGCCACCTCGCCAACGCCGACGCGATGCTCGGCCACCTGATCGCCGCGTTACGCGCGCGGCCGCGCGAGACGGTGCTGTGTTTTTACGGCGATCACGTGCCGGCTTTGCCGCACGTGTTCGTCGATCTCGGGTACGAACCGTCCCGCAGCGATTACTTCATCTGGCGCAATTACGGCGACGCGCCCGCTATCCGGAAAGATTTGTGCGCCGAGCAGCTCGGGCCTGCCCTCGTTCGCTCGCTCGAACCGGTGAGGCCTCGTGGCAAGCCGGCGCGCACGCTGTACCCAACAACTGAACAATGA